In the genome of Cyclopterus lumpus isolate fCycLum1 chromosome 19, fCycLum1.pri, whole genome shotgun sequence, one region contains:
- the rpp30 gene encoding ribonuclease P protein subunit p30 isoform X2, producing MSVFMDLNVSFSAERSRMTKLIEAAAHLGFSTVAINYVFEPMAKKKLEIPMPTPVKELIDQLPVVQGRSRPIRVLNRLTVVMSDSSHFRPNATEYRGFDLLAVQPTTEKLFHAACMLYDVDIICISVTEKLPFFFKRAPVNGAMDRGVVFEVSYSAAIRDSTRRRYTIANAVSLMESCKGKNVILSSAAEKPLELRGPYDITNLGLLFGLSEGDAKEAVSSTCRSVVLHAESRKSASGIIYTMKTCSESSSQQEALAADCEAPAAKRAKPHLTQ from the exons ATGTCCGTGTTTATGGACCTCAACGTGAGCTTCTCGGCCGAGAGGAGTCGCATGACGAAGCTCATCGAAGCAGCCGCGCACC TCGGGTTCTCCACCGTCGCCATCAACTACGTGTTTGAACCCATGGCCAAAAAGAAACTG GAGATTCCAATGCCGACGCCGGTCAAAGAGCTGATTGATCAGCTGCCCGTGGTGCAG GGTCGGTCTCGTCCAATCAGAGTGCTGAACAGATTGACCGTTGTGATGTCAGACTCCAGTCACTTT aggcCTAATGCTACAGAGTATCGTGGTTTCGACCTCCTCGCCGTCCAGCCGACTACAGAGAAACTCTTCCAT gCGGCCTGTATGCTCTATGATGTTGACATCATTTGTATCTCAGTGACTGAGAAACTTCCCTTCTTCTTCAAGAGAGCACCAGTCAATggg gccATGGACAGAGGGGTGGTGTTCGAGGTCTCCTACTCTGCAGCCATCAGAGACTCCACCAGGAGGCGCTACACCATCGCCAACGCCGTCTCTCTGATGGAGAGCTGTAAGGGGAAG AATGTGATCCTGTCCAGTGCAGCTGAGAAG ccTCTAGAGCTCAGAGGTCCTTATGACATCACCAACTT AGGGTTGTTGTTCGGTTTGTCAGAAGGAGACGCTAAAGAAGCCGTTTCTTCCACCTGTCGATCCGTTGTACTACACGCAG AAAGCAGGAAATCGGCCAGCGGCATCATCTACACCATGAAGACCTGCAGTGAGTCCTCCAGCCAGCAGGAGGCTCTAGCTGCTGACT GTGAAGCTCCTGCAGCCAAGAGAGCCAAGCCTCACCTGActcagtga
- the rpp30 gene encoding ribonuclease P protein subunit p30 isoform X1, with product MSVFMDLNVSFSAERSRMTKLIEAAAHLGFSTVAINYVFEPMAKKKLEIPMPTPVKELIDQLPVVQGRSRPIRVLNRLTVVMSDSSHFRPNATEYRGFDLLAVQPTTEKLFHAACMLYDVDIICISVTEKLPFFFKRAPVNGAMDRGVVFEVSYSAAIRDSTRRRYTIANAVSLMESCKGKNVILSSAAEKPLELRGPYDITNLGLLFGLSEGDAKEAVSSTCRSVVLHAESRKSASGIIYTMKTCSESSSQQEALAADLGEAPAAKRAKPHLTQ from the exons ATGTCCGTGTTTATGGACCTCAACGTGAGCTTCTCGGCCGAGAGGAGTCGCATGACGAAGCTCATCGAAGCAGCCGCGCACC TCGGGTTCTCCACCGTCGCCATCAACTACGTGTTTGAACCCATGGCCAAAAAGAAACTG GAGATTCCAATGCCGACGCCGGTCAAAGAGCTGATTGATCAGCTGCCCGTGGTGCAG GGTCGGTCTCGTCCAATCAGAGTGCTGAACAGATTGACCGTTGTGATGTCAGACTCCAGTCACTTT aggcCTAATGCTACAGAGTATCGTGGTTTCGACCTCCTCGCCGTCCAGCCGACTACAGAGAAACTCTTCCAT gCGGCCTGTATGCTCTATGATGTTGACATCATTTGTATCTCAGTGACTGAGAAACTTCCCTTCTTCTTCAAGAGAGCACCAGTCAATggg gccATGGACAGAGGGGTGGTGTTCGAGGTCTCCTACTCTGCAGCCATCAGAGACTCCACCAGGAGGCGCTACACCATCGCCAACGCCGTCTCTCTGATGGAGAGCTGTAAGGGGAAG AATGTGATCCTGTCCAGTGCAGCTGAGAAG ccTCTAGAGCTCAGAGGTCCTTATGACATCACCAACTT AGGGTTGTTGTTCGGTTTGTCAGAAGGAGACGCTAAAGAAGCCGTTTCTTCCACCTGTCGATCCGTTGTACTACACGCAG AAAGCAGGAAATCGGCCAGCGGCATCATCTACACCATGAAGACCTGCAGTGAGTCCTCCAGCCAGCAGGAGGCTCTAGCTGCTGACT TAGGTGAAGCTCCTGCAGCCAAGAGAGCCAAGCCTCACCTGActcagtga
- the si:ch211-221j21.3 gene encoding uncharacterized protein si:ch211-221j21.3 isoform X1: protein MELQSEASVFGAPGDGLSNGNVPHLHGVQSASRTAGGPAQTSYALLSQVSWRRTRSHQPHHGPLRGLLDDVIMTPPTERTRCSPTSHVRPG, encoded by the exons ATGGAGCTGCAGAGCG AAGCGAGTGTGTTTGGAGCTCCAGGTGACGGACTGTCCAATGGAAATGTCCCACACCTTCACGGCGTCCAATCAGCATCAAGAACAgcag GTGGTCCGGCCCAGACCTCCTATGCTCTGCTGTCCCAGGTGTCTTGGAGGAGAACCa GGTCACATCAACCACATCATGGGCCACTGAGGGGCCTACTGGATGATGTCATCATGACCCCGCCCACTGAAAG GACCAGGTGTTCCCCCACCTCTCATGTCCGTCCTGGATGA
- the si:ch211-221j21.3 gene encoding uncharacterized protein si:ch211-221j21.3 isoform X2, whose product MFPVCSQSNFRLAPLAVSMQCVNVLKRSLEPEVDSWSCRAKRVCLELQVTDCPMEMSHTFTASNQHQEQQVVRPRPPMLCCPRCLGGEPGHINHIMGH is encoded by the exons ATGTTCCCGGTTTGCTCCCAGTCAAACTTCCGGTTAGCTCCGTTAGCCGTTAGCATGCAGTGTGTTAACGTTCTGAAGAGAAGTTTGGAACCGGAAGTGGATTCATGGAGCTGCAGAGCG AAGCGAGTGTGTTTGGAGCTCCAGGTGACGGACTGTCCAATGGAAATGTCCCACACCTTCACGGCGTCCAATCAGCATCAAGAACAgcag GTGGTCCGGCCCAGACCTCCTATGCTCTGCTGTCCCAGGTGTCTTGGAGGAGAACCa GGTCACATCAACCACATCATGGGCCACTGA